One Mya arenaria isolate MELC-2E11 chromosome 5, ASM2691426v1 genomic window carries:
- the LOC128234531 gene encoding basal cell adhesion molecule-like isoform X2 — MGVTLSGNGTSGGFTIQENSSLLLTCSSPTDTQYVTYYKRYSYISPDTITAVGYGISGCAMDPIPPSYLICSCVSRREYVCVIRTVTRAMNGDVWFCVPAGGNTSDNSGDQTIVVSIGITAVSMVFPVGSYVSVIENTARQFRCETSAGNPQATVEWYKDNGTLDRADDTEITTGIEKDTRASGTLIVNIGKLTLSVLRSDQEVGVYCKANNGGDWLYSSTVVLDIQYEPTDPKVSYKGSEVTSPVRVISGRSMTLTCSSTGNPSPLTLGCTLVETHIVAPRSLWPAC; from the exons ATGGGCGTGACTTTGTCAGGAAACGGGACATCTGGAGGTTTTACAATCCAAGAGAACTCATCACTTCTATTAACGTGTTCTTCGCCTACCGATACGCAGTATGTAACCTATTACAAAAGATATTCCTATATATCTCCCGATACTATAACCGCAGTAGGGTACGGAATATCAGGCTGTGCCATGGACCCAATACCGCCGTCCTATCTTATCTGCTCCTGTGTCAGTAGGAGGGAGTACGTCTGTGTCATTCGGACCGTCACCAGAGCCATGAACGGAGACGTTTGGTTTTGTGTACCCGCAGGAGGAAATACATCCGACAACAGTGGGGATCAAACAATCGTCGTATCAA TCGGTATAACCGCGGTGTCTATGGTATTTCCGGTGGGCAGCTACGTATCCGTCATCGAAAACACCGCCAGACAGTTCCGTTGTGAGACATCTGCCGGGAACCCACAGGCCACCGTGGAGTGGTACAAGGATAATGGTACACTGGACAGGGCGGATGACACGGAGATTACTACCGGGATAGAGAAAGACACTAGAGCAAGTGGCACTCTCATTGTGAATATCGGTAAACTTACGTTGTCTGTGCTGAGAAGCGATCAGGAAGTGGGTGTGTACTGCAAGGCAAACAACGGAGGGGATTGGCTGTATTCCTCCACCGTTGTATTAGACATTCAGT ATGAACCCACCGATCCGAAAGTATCCTACAAGGGTTCCGAGGTTACCTCCCCTGTACGGGTAATTTCCGGGCGTTCCATGACGCTCACGTGCAGTAGCACGGGAAACCCGAGCCCACTTACACTTGGATGTACCCTGGTGGAGACTCATATCGTGGCTCCACGCTCACTCTGGCCAGCGTGCTGA
- the LOC128234531 gene encoding uncharacterized protein LOC128234531 isoform X1, protein MLTQILKLILVVYWITNLAMGVTLSGNGTSGGFTIQENSSLLLTCSSPTDTQYVTYYKRYSYISPDTITAVGYGISGCAMDPIPPSYLICSCVSRREYVCVIRTVTRAMNGDVWFCVPAGGNTSDNSGDQTIVVSIGITAVSMVFPVGSYVSVIENTARQFRCETSAGNPQATVEWYKDNGTLDRADDTEITTGIEKDTRASGTLIVNIGKLTLSVLRSDQEVGVYCKANNGGDWLYSSTVVLDIQYEPTDPKVSYKGSEVTSPVRVISGRSMTLTCSSTGNPSPLTLGCTLVETHIVAPRSLWPAC, encoded by the exons CTATGGGCGTGACTTTGTCAGGAAACGGGACATCTGGAGGTTTTACAATCCAAGAGAACTCATCACTTCTATTAACGTGTTCTTCGCCTACCGATACGCAGTATGTAACCTATTACAAAAGATATTCCTATATATCTCCCGATACTATAACCGCAGTAGGGTACGGAATATCAGGCTGTGCCATGGACCCAATACCGCCGTCCTATCTTATCTGCTCCTGTGTCAGTAGGAGGGAGTACGTCTGTGTCATTCGGACCGTCACCAGAGCCATGAACGGAGACGTTTGGTTTTGTGTACCCGCAGGAGGAAATACATCCGACAACAGTGGGGATCAAACAATCGTCGTATCAA TCGGTATAACCGCGGTGTCTATGGTATTTCCGGTGGGCAGCTACGTATCCGTCATCGAAAACACCGCCAGACAGTTCCGTTGTGAGACATCTGCCGGGAACCCACAGGCCACCGTGGAGTGGTACAAGGATAATGGTACACTGGACAGGGCGGATGACACGGAGATTACTACCGGGATAGAGAAAGACACTAGAGCAAGTGGCACTCTCATTGTGAATATCGGTAAACTTACGTTGTCTGTGCTGAGAAGCGATCAGGAAGTGGGTGTGTACTGCAAGGCAAACAACGGAGGGGATTGGCTGTATTCCTCCACCGTTGTATTAGACATTCAGT ATGAACCCACCGATCCGAAAGTATCCTACAAGGGTTCCGAGGTTACCTCCCCTGTACGGGTAATTTCCGGGCGTTCCATGACGCTCACGTGCAGTAGCACGGGAAACCCGAGCCCACTTACACTTGGATGTACCCTGGTGGAGACTCATATCGTGGCTCCACGCTCACTCTGGCCAGCGTGCTGA